A section of the Phosphitispora fastidiosa genome encodes:
- a CDS encoding CtsR family transcriptional regulator, translating to MANITDIIEEYIKARIGRSNSGVIIFRRGELAEKFSCVPSQINYVLSTRFSSSRGYIVETRRGGGGFIRIIRIPLEDSEELLDIVYEKIGDQIGMNEAIGLIRYLFEEDIISRREAHLMETVIEVAAPDHGHPEARRNRAVILKSMLMVLLRHKK from the coding sequence ATGGCAAATATTACTGATATTATTGAGGAATACATAAAGGCAAGAATAGGCCGGAGCAACAGTGGCGTAATTATTTTCCGCCGCGGCGAACTGGCTGAAAAATTTAGCTGTGTACCCTCTCAGATTAATTATGTGCTGAGTACCAGGTTTTCCTCAAGCCGGGGGTATATTGTGGAGACAAGAAGGGGCGGTGGCGGCTTTATTCGCATAATCAGAATTCCTCTGGAGGATTCTGAAGAGCTGCTTGATATTGTCTATGAAAAAATTGGTGATCAGATTGGCATGAACGAGGCCATAGGCTTGATTCGGTATCTTTTTGAAGAAGATATTATTTCCCGGCGAGAGGCCCACCTCATGGAAACCGTAATCGAGGTGGCGGCGCCTGACCACGGTCATCCTGAAGCCCGAAGGAACAGGGCGGTAATTTTGAAATCAATGCTGATGGTATTGCTGAGGCATAAAAAATAA